From Cotesia glomerata isolate CgM1 linkage group LG3, MPM_Cglom_v2.3, whole genome shotgun sequence:
gctATAGAAATACCTACAATCACAAGACAAAAGTCAATTTCACAACAAAAACTTTGGTCTGATAATTTATCACTTTTCACTACAGACTTTTTACATTTGACTAATGGCACTCATAACGCGACAGTCTGTCATGGAGGGTTTTGCTGCAATTTTACTACCGACATTGTCTTTCATGATCACTTGCTTGAAAATGGAGCTCTCTATTACAGGTACTGTACTCATTTTTCGTGcgtaatctatattattaagagaataagcaaaattttgtggccagtgtatttatatgataaaatggatttttatagttaaatttggtatcattggaaaagtcttgacttgaatttgtgccttttcaaggtttcatatcattctcaccaatagtcaatttatgatgataagattatgcttatcattataatacttatcattatttaggctgcattcgaaaacgctctatctctagatacataattaagaaatttccttgtatctcgtgaactattgacatttttgaagatataaggtcatcccgatgttacactcatcaagacctttgatttaagtacccacatcaatttttcatatatttatatatattagggtgtacCAAAATCTAACGTGAagaatcttttaaaattggaattttgagttccgcttttaaaaGCAGCTGTGTTTAGTCATTTCCTAAGATATTTTAGGGTGAgacaataaatttgattttcatagaattttttaattggagcttagtttgggcacttccgctgaaaattcaaaatttagtcggaagtgcccaattaaatctcctgctaaaaaattctatgaaaatcaaatttatcgtCTTACCCCAAAATATCTTAGGAAATGCCTAAACACATCTGCttttaaaagcggaactcaaaattccaattttaaaaggttcttcacggaagttacattttggcacaccctaatatatattatatatataaatatatgaaaaatatatcaaaatgcatgtggatactcaaatgaaagctcttgatgagtgtaacatcgggatgagcttatatctttaaaaacgtcaatagttaataatcaaaatttaaataatatcattatggtagtctctttatgcgaaggagagttacatactgacaaactgacaaactgacatacaagtgaagctaataaaaagcgtataaaaaagtatagtgcaattgaacaaaagtcattatttaataaagcaaaattttatttatttatagttcacaagttacggcagtcacatagtaactgcaaggttgctagtttaaattattaaaaaaataattattacagcTATTAATCATCAATTTGTAGGTATCACTTCGCTGTATTTAACGGCGTACTATCATACGCAAAACTTGGCAAAGCAGGAGTACAAGTTTGCAGTATAATTTCATGCCTTACTCAAGATTCAAACAACTGCAACAAACGTTTTGACGTTAATACTAATATTGTCCAACCAGTCACATTTAATTCAATCGTAATTTCAAGTACTTCAGAGGATTCTAACAATATTGTTCATTTTCCTTTGAGTATCAAAAGTGAAATGGATCCGCTAAATATCAATGAGTTCACATTTGTTcgtaaaaaaatcaatgagACTCATGTGAGTTTAAATTACTCTTTCACAAAACCGTACAATAATTTGATGACTTTTGCCATCTacggaagaaattttaaagatgatgattttttataagttttttttttttgttgtcaaAGTGCACACATCATAACGTGAAAGCGTTATTCGGAGTTTATCGATTAgccagtaaaatttttaatttaaatataaattcagtgaataaacattaattgttaatgaaaacaaattttattacaatcaaatgtttttaatgtaatatatttattttgaatgattaaattaatattctaaCAAAAAAATCCTGTTAAttctcatttattaaatttcaatttattcatcaaagtttgaaagttaaaataatcataaaataaatgaaaaaaaaataaaagataaaaacttttataaactttttttattataaaaatttcctaaGCCTCCAGTCCATCCTGAAAATTATTCAACTTTGAGTTTCTCTCCATTTGTAAACTcacatgtatttaatttgaaaaatttaataagtgtACCTAATTTGCTggtatgaattttattattaaaaaattccacttacttataaaataataagtattaaatttaattaaatccaCTTTCTTTTAAATGCTAAACACAAATTTCCAGAAATATACGCTGCAGACGTCGAATAATCATAAATAGCAACTGTACTGTCTGTGTAATTAGCTTTAACTTGCCCCTGTTCAATTGCACCAATTACAATGACAACTGGCTCATTATCAGGAGCTAATTCTTCTACATGTTTAAATTCTTTTGCACGACAAGacaatagtatttttttacaattggcTGGCAGATAATTTGTTATTGGGttcttaataacttttaataaatctacTGGCTCATCCGCTGCTCGTACTTTGTTAGTATGTAAAAGTTGCgctgaaaattaacaaaaaagttaagcattaattaagattaatgaAATTGTGGGACTTgtgaaatttaatgaaaatagcAGGCATGTacagaataaaatattttaaaacctatacattttttatcaatattaaattttttcatttttaagtaattaaaattaccatttttCTGTTACTTTCATTGTCAAAATCgttattttatctaatttatctaatatattttatctaattttaataaattaaaaaaattgcattaccCATTACTCCCGCAAATCTGTTAAATGTTCTGGGTATCCTAGTTCCAGgattaacttctatcaaaacatttttatcaGTATGTATGTATACCTGTAAATATCCAGCTCGATTTAAAGGACTGTCTAACAAATTTAACAAACACTGATGTACTATTTCTGGTTTAGTTGTTTCACATTGtcgattatatttttttaacagtggAACATCGTGTCTAGAATGTaataactcaaatttttttccaacctaaaaaaatacgataattaattaaactaaagaaaaaattgtttttaaaattttaagttaattaactaaaaaaatttcaatataattacCTTGGCTGTTTCCAATTGAGCACTTTctaaaattactattaaacGTTTATCCAAATTTACAGGAGtattgattttcaaacgttTTTTAACGAGGTTTTGTTCATCTTTCTCGTCTTTATTTTCTCTTAAGCGTTTTTTTACCatgattttaaaatgtaaataattatatatattatttaaacgtttcggtaattaaattttataattattaaagcaaaatttataatttaataactgtaatttagttaaaaatattcaacttttCTTGTAAGTAAGTACCACAGTAATTATACAcgtgtttattattaaactgtCTGTTTACGTCAACCACTCAGTGCGTGTGCGCGGCTTTCTTGTGGCGGCACTGAATCCTCAGTCACGCCTCTACTGACAGAAAGTCTCAACCAAGCGCTCGGAGCGCCTAGTACCGGCCAGAGGACGAAACACACAAAATCAGCTACCACAGTTATggcattaaattataataataataattattataatgtttatttgttgccgtaagatggacggcggaGTTCACGAAATGGTCCACCTTTACAAGCATGTGATTGTTGTGCAAACATGCTTGTAAATCTACTTCTGTAGTACACcggcacagaaaaaaaaaaagttgtcagtACTTTTGACCGGACCTACTTATCTTTATGCATTTTGACGCGCTGAATCCGAATCTGAAGTCAGTTTTGCCCGTACAAcgtcaaaattttgagtaaaatccaaaaaacccaaaaaaaggcgaaaaattgcaaaaaactgcagtcacagtgatgaataaaattttgtggacccagatcaagtatgatttttatgaatttcaatTTACTGAATCTGAATCTGAACGGTAATTAGCCCGCTGAaccgtcaaaatttgaaaaaatagcaaaaaatcGGGCAAATTACAGttataaatatgagaaaaaaatctattaaacacaATTGTTAATGACTTAGGTGCATTTTCATAAGTGTAATATGAtcttagaattgaaaaattgacaaaatttttgaatctttaaaaaatagcatGTAAGGAGAAGGTACGAAGCCATATTTTCGAATTTCAGACTGTCGTTCGTTtgtatcgaatttttttatcttcaaatgaCCTACGCAGTGGGTTCCTTTTTTTAGGTTGCTAAATAAGCCTCAAACTACACTTCATGGATTCTCACGTCGACCactttcttgaaaattttgaagactACAGCGAAGAACAAGAAAAACGATTTTATCAAgacttaaataaaatgaagggTAGGTATCGAGTAAATTAGAATGTCAACATGATGTCAGATTTTTGCTGGATGGTGTAACAAGAGaaacaccaaaaaaaaaaaaaaaaacagaaaacgtAAAAGGAACCCACTGCATAGGtcatttgaagataaaataattcgaTACTAAATGAACGACAGTCTGAAATTCGAAAATATGGCTTCGCcacaatttttatctgaaattaatggcacagaaaaattatttttaacttcccgctaagaaaatcaatgattttcggaaaatcgggaagttattgtttttaccccgttttgtaAAAATCGAGGTTTTAACAGAttaatttcagataaaaattgtgGCTTCCATAGTGCACACCAACTGCTAAGTTTTAAGTTATATTGTcgtaaaatatgaaaaatataagtatatgcataaaataacctgatagcttcaataaataacatcaattttcataccataaaaaaattaataaaaaatcaacatgaaatatatttataaaagcattttatagttcataatttaatagcaaaatcagttttagatttttattttcaaaaagaatatttattcTTCTATTATTAACAGTTTACATCAGTAATTTTTCGCtttcgtttatttttaataaatattaaatattatgttaaaaaaaatattgtaaaaaaccATTGATTTAATTGATCACAACTGTAACAATCGAAGGAAGAAGAAATATACCtacttgtattaaaaaataaatttttttttttttttttttttccctctATTGTTTTTAtccaatcaataaaaaataccagTTTTGCCTTAGCAAAACTCTGTTTACATCAATCACTGCAGTGCGCGCGCGCGCCGCTTTCtgattatttcaaaatataccGATAGAGTGTGCTCGGTAAGCTAGAGATctacttgtaaaaaaaaaacaaatgataCACGAAGCacgaaatataaatataacctTTACAGCAAAatgtaaacaaaaatatactCCATGCAGCAAACGTGACGAACAAGTGatgtacaaataaattttaattttagtgaagtgattaaaataaaataaaatgttgaaacaaaaattagaatttataCGGACGACAAAAGTAATAAAGTTTccgattaaaaaatataatacaacaatacgacaaaaaaaaatattaggaaAAGATAATAAACCTCAGCAAAGACGTTTTTCTGTCGctgaaaaattagaaattctAAAAGAGCTAGACACAGGAACAATTACTATGACGGAACTCGCAGACAGGAATGGTGTTTCGAGGGctgcaatttataaaattaaacacaatagagaaaatttatcaaagtatGCCAATAATATTTCCAACAGGGCGATTGTTGACAAAAAAAGAACAAAGTCAGGGCACCCATTATCTGAGATTTTAGATGAGATTCTCTTTGCATGGCTCTGTCAAAACCGACAGCTAGGCCTACCGCTCAGTGGACCGTACATTTGCGAAATGGCTCTTGAAGTTAATCGAATTATTGGAGGTATTCATCATTTTAAGGCTAGCCAAGGATGGCTCTCTTCTTTTAAAAAGCGACATGGAATGAAAAGAAGCAAAGTCCTGGGAGAAAAGCTGTCTATTGATACCAATAGGTACGCAGAATATCAGGAAGATTATATTAAGATTGACAAAAATCAAGACTacaaaatagaaaatatatatattgggGATGAAGGTGGCTTAAACTGGAAGTCATTGCCGGGagaatcaagtaaaaattcagtaactaaaaataaagtaactattttattttgtgcAAATGCTAATGGTTCTTTTAGATTGCCGCCTTTAATTATTGGTCCGTCGAAAAAACCCTGCACCGTTAGAGGAAAAAAACCGTATCCTGTTACTTATGCAGCTCAAAAATCGTCGCGGATGGAGCAGATAATATTTACTGATTGGTACAAGAATCATTTCATTCCTTTTGTAAAGAACAAGCAACAAACTAAAGATCCTGTGCTgctgataattgataattgtcCTGTTCATCCTCCGGTTGAGGAGTTGAATGAAATAGATCCTCAGTTTCACGTGGTAAAGGTTTATTCGAAGGTTACTCCTGTTACTGACTTATTGCATCGACATGTcattcaaaaaactaaaataatgtACAGGAAAAAATTGCTGCGAGAAATAGCTTCATCGTACGAAAAATCAAACGATCCTgacgtttttttaaataattttaagatcaTTGATGCTTGCTACATGATGGCTTCAACCTGGCAAGAGTTGTCGAAAAAGGACTTAGCTGCTACGTGGTCCAAGTTGAAAAAGTCGTATGAGTTGGCTAAAAAGTCTAATGCAAAGTCGTTTCAAGAAGCTGCTTCTGAAACATTTGAGTATGATAACACAGCtgaatttatcaaattgttgaaaaatattcCAGGTatcgttatttattattattattatctatattattaagagaataagaaaaattttgtggccagtgtattaatatgataaaatggatttttatagttaaatttggtatcgttggaagtTTTGATCTGGAGTTATGCCTTTTtaaggttttatatcattctcaccgatagtcaatttattatgataagtatttaggctgcattcgaaaatgctctatctctagatacataatcaagaaatgaccttgtatcttgagaactattgacatttttaaagatataagctcactccgacactacactcgtcaagaccgttgatttaagtacccacatcaatttttcatatatttatatattattgttacgatatatatgtatatatgaaaaatatatcaaaatgcatgtgggtactcaaatgaaagctcttgatgagtataacatcgggatgagcttatatcttaaaaaatgtgaataataaagcaaagacattatatcttgtgaactattgacatttttaaagatataagctcatcccgttgttacactcaccaagacctttcatttgagtacccacatcaatttttcatatattttatatatatgtatatatatatatatatatatatatatatatatatatatatatatatatatatatatatatgtgtgtatatataaaaaatatatcaaaaatgcatgtgggtactcaaatgaaagctctcgatgagtgtaacattgggacgagtttatatctttataaatgtgaatagttaagaaagtacagtgcaatttaacaaaagtcattatttaataaagcaaaattttatttatttatagttcataagtcatggcagtcacatagtgactgcaagtttgctagttattattattattattattattacataccttttaaaaataattta
This genomic window contains:
- the LOC123261102 gene encoding ribosomal RNA small subunit methyltransferase NEP1-like yields the protein MVKKRLRENKDEKDEQNLVKKRLKINTPVNLDKRLIVILESAQLETAKVGKKFELLHSRHDVPLLKKYNRQCETTKPEIVHQCLLNLLDSPLNRAGYLQVYIHTDKNVLIEVNPGTRIPRTFNRFAGVMAQLLHTNKVRAADEPVDLLKVIKNPITNYLPANCKKILLSCRAKEFKHVEELAPDNEPVVIVIGAIEQGQVKANYTDSTVAIYDYSTSAAYISGNLCLAFKRKWIPAN
- the LOC123261086 gene encoding tigger transposable element-derived protein 2-like produces the protein MLKQKLEFIRTTKVIKFPIKKYNTTIRQKKILGKDNKPQQRRFSVAEKLEILKELDTGTITMTELADRNGVSRAAIYKIKHNRENLSKYANNISNRAIVDKKRTKSGHPLSEILDEILFAWLCQNRQLGLPLSGPYICEMALEVNRIIGGIHHFKASQGWLSSFKKRHGMKRSKVLGEKLSIDTNRYAEYQEDYIKIDKNQDYKIENIYIGDEGGLNWKSLPGESSKNSVTKNKVTILFCANANGSFRLPPLIIGPSKKPCTVRGKKPYPVTYAAQKSSRMEQIIFTDWYKNHFIPFVKNKQQTKDPVLLIIDNCPVHPPVEELNEIDPQFHVVKVYSKVTPVTDLLHRHVIQKTKIMYRKKLLREIASSYEKSNDPDVFLNNFKIIDACYMMASTWQELSKKDLAATWSKLKKSYELAKKSNAKSFQEAASETFEYDNTAEFIKLLKNIPACEKCNHEDVRSWLKDDFFDQGWEPLKLKSIAQQVLDAHNIIIFDETCEDTELIDDKFKDEYDSDEKISEDSDDYTDFASLDDTIDVTKPEFLKSAESNNLKSEIMQQKSTPESDSMDCSNLETLELETDSNMIDVLEFPIRESMSDSDVTDISKSENQKLNPDSLITPLDENTLKAVDTIRRWYKLNANSKETIVRNHLEALQNMENYITTHIVSNYC